The Streptomyces cathayae DNA segment GGCCGACCTTGCCGACGCCCGCGATGCCGACCTTGCGGTCGCGCAGCGAGGGGTCGCCCCACAGGTGCTGGGCGGCGGCCCGCATGCCCTGGTAGACACCGAAGGAGGTGAGCACCGAGGAGTCGCCCGCGCCGCCGTTCTCCGGGGAGCGGCCCGTGGTCCAGCGGCACTCGCGGGCCACGACGTCCATGTCCGCGACGTAGGTGCCGACGTCACAGGCGGTGACGTACCGGCCGCCCAGGGAGGCGACGAACCGGCCGTAGGCGAGCAGCAGCTCCTCGGTCTTGACCGTCTCGGGATCCCCGATGATCACGGCCTTGCCGCCGCCGTGGTCGAGACCGGCCATGGCGTTCTTGTACGACATCCCGCGGGCGAGGTTCAGCGCGTCGGCGACGGCCTGCTCCTCGGTCGCGTACGGGTAGAAGCGCGTACCGCCGAGGGCGGGGCCCAGAGCGGTGGAGTGGAGGGCGATGACGGCCTTGAGGCCACTTGCACGGTCCTGGCAGAGCACGACTTGCTCGTGACCGCCCTGGTCCGAATGGAACAGGGTGTGCAGGACGCCGTCAGATACGTCGGTCACGGTGGTGACTCCTGAGTAAGTAGCGGCGGGTGGACGCAGATCCCGAAAGCTCCCCCGCCGCTTGTGGCGAGGGGGAGCCCGCGGAGGCTGTGAGCACGAGATTAGGCCCTGCCATGGCCGAGAGCGGCTCCGTGTCCAGGATCACATTCCCGTGGTCACCCCCGGGGTGCCGCCGTGCGACCATTTGCCTGGATTGCCCGTGTGCCCGCATCGCCCGCGCGCGCGTGAGCGGGCCCGCAGGTTTTCGCGCCGGTGCGCGGGGGAGGGAGCAGGCGTGCCCAAGGTCTCCTCGGTGGTCGTCCCCTACGCGACCTATCTGCGCGTCTACGAACCGCTGGCCGCCTTCCCGGAGCCGGAGCGCGGTCGCTGGGCCCGCTACGCCCGCCGTACCGACCTCCCCTCCTACCAGGACGAACTCCGCCGGGCCCTGGCCGACGTCGTGCCCACCCCGCCGGTCCCGGTCCCGGTGCGGGAGAGCGACGACGCGTTCGTGCTGGAGGTCGACGGAGTGGTCTGCGTCTGCCCCTGGCGCACCCGGCTGCGCGGCTGGCAGGCCCTGGGCGAACTCGCCGAGGAATTTCCCCTGCCGGTCCTGGACGCGCTCCTGCCCCCGTTCGTACGGCGCCAGGCCGCCGAGGACTACGAGCGCTGGCTGACCGCCCACCCCGACGCCCGGCCGTGGATCCGCACGGCGACCTGGCAGGTGCCGATCAACTGGTTCGTACTGGTCTCGGACGAGGAGCGCGAGTACGACAAGGGCTCCGCCGCCGGGGGCTCCACCGGGGCTCCCGTGCTGCGCTACCGGACGCCCATGGTCGAGGCGCGGCGGCGGGTGGCGCGCGGGCTGCGGGCGCTGAAGGACACCATGGACGAAGGGCCGCTGATCGACGGCCTGGTGGACGTCGGGCGCTGGCTGGAGGAGTTCCACCCGCGCTCACTGGTCGAGCTGGACTACGGCGGCCTGGTGCACGCCCTGCCGGCCGGCGCCCTGGAGGGCGACCACTCGGCGGCCGACGTGGCCGAGGGGATCGCGGCCCTGCGCCGCGGCGACGGGGTGGCCGCGGGGGAGGCCTACGGGCGACTGGTGGAGCGGTGGCGTTCCGTACGGGACCTGCGGTCGGCCAACTGAGGCCCGCCGCACGGCCAGGGTGGCGAACGGGTGTTTGACCAAACGCTCTTCTTGGGGTTTTGTCGTCGCCCTGAGGTTGCGTCACCCCGGACCCGACAACGGACGTAGGCGCCGATCCGGGCGTATGTCTCAAGCGGGTCAAGCGTGACGGACCGCACGTACGCGGCCCTTGCGCCCCTTGCACCCCCTCGTGCCAAAATAGGACAAGGAGTCCGGGAGGGCTCCTCCGTCCTGCTGTGCTCCACTATGGGCGGAATCTCAGCATTGCACGCTTTGGGGGGTCGAGTGGCTCCTGATCTCGCCTGTGACTGATCGTCACAAGCGGGTAACTGTCCGCTATGGCATGGTCCATCGGCTTCCGCGGCTGATGGACACCTGGGAGGGCAATTCCATCGGTTTGGCCGACGCGGCTGGACGGATGGTGTAGTTGTAGTGCCGAGGACAAGCCGTTCGTCCTATAACCGACTCGACCCGCGTCCGCCATTTCGGGCAACGCGGGTCAAGGTGCAGAATTTAGAGGAAAGAACCGAGAAGGTTCGGTTCTCCCGAGGAGGCCGCTCATGACCGCTCGCACCCCTGATGCCGAGCCGCTGTTGACCCCGGCTGAGGTTGCCACCATGTTCCGCGTGGACCCGAAGACGGTCACGCGTTGGGCGAAGGCCGGCAAGCTCACGTCGATCCGCACGCTCGGCGGGCACCGCCGCTACCGCGAAGCTGAGGTCCGCGCTCTGCTCGCGGGCATTCCGCAGCAGCGCAGCGAGGCCTGAACAACTGGATAACCCGGACGAACCGGCCGACCCCAACTGGTCGAGGCGTCCGGAACCACGGCTCCACACGACGCGGGGACTGCCCCAACAGGCCCCTCTCCCACGCCGGACAGAACTTTCCCGGCAGCTGCACAGGGTGCGTCGTCGATCGCGCTGGACTCCGCCGAGTCCAGCGCGATTTTTTTTGTGCGGTGGGCCGCCGGCCGGTCGGTGTGAACGCTCGGTGATCGGTGCTGGCTGCGGCCCCGGAAAGGCCGTTCCGGCGGGCCGGTGGGTGCTTCGTGCGCGAGCCTGTCCGACTCCGGGGGCGACTGTGGGGCCATCTGTGCGGAGACCCGTGCGGGTCCCCGAGGGTAGTGCAATTGCACATATTAAATTGACTTGGCGTAGGACGGGGGTAAGTACCGCACATTCCAAAACTCATGCGGTGACACCCGTCACATGTCGGCTGGGTTGTTGGGCCACCGGCATATGCGCTAGAGGGGTCGGGTGTGGGGAGCGAGGTGAGCAACTCGGCGGCGGGGCCCGGCAACTGGGCGGCCGGGGCGCTGCGCGGGACGGTGGGCAGGACGGTGGCCCGGGTGGTGGGCTAGGTGGTCGCGGTGGGCTGGGCGGTCGCGGTGCTCTCGCCCTCGACGGGCTCCGGTGGCCGCTCGGTGCGCTCGGTGGATTCCGTGTGTGCGGTGGGGCGGGGCGTGGAGTCGTGGGGAGCGGAGTCCAGTGCCAGCCGCAACAGGCGGTGGCAGACGGGACAGTGGCGGGTGAGATGCCCCCCGAACGACGACGCGGCCGACAGGTGCGCGCGGAGTAACGCCCGCGTTTCGTGCCTGGCCGATGCGGTCATGTGTCACCTCCAGGGGGCCGCACGGAGAGCGGCCTGCCCTGCTGTCCGGGGTACCCAGGGAATCCCGTCCCGTCAAGGCGCAGGGAGTTCCGTCGGGAAGCCTCAGAGGCGCTCGGCGCGGGACGCGGGGTTCGACGCGCGGGACCACCTGAAAGGCCCTCACGCCGCCGGTGAGGACTTCCGGGGTGACCGGACCGGACCGGACCGGGACGGCGGGCACGGGCGCGGTCCCGGTCCGGCCTGGCCCGGCCTGATCACCCCATGACGGAGGGGCCCGCACCGTATGGGCACGGGCCCCTCCGTGAACGCGGTCCTGACGGGATCTGCTGCGTTCGACGGCGGCTGCCGACGCGGGCGCGGCCTCTGCTCTGGCCTGGCTGCCCCATGGGGAAGGGGCCCGCACCGTACGGTGCGGGCCCCTCCATGATGCGGTCCTGACGGGATTTGAACCCGCGGCCTCCACCTTGACAGGGTGGCGAGCACTCCTAACTGCTCCACAGGACCAGGCTTCGCGGCGCGATTACCGTCTTGCGCTGCGAAAAGAGACTGTACAGGAGTCCTGGCCCGCTGGTCGAATTCACCCTGCGTGCCGCTCCGGTCACGGAGCAGCGGCGTCGATCGCCTTCACGATCCGCTTGTCCGACACCGGGTACGCCGTGCCGAGCGCGTGGGCGAAATAGCTGACCCGGAGCTCCTCGATCATCCAGCGGATGTCCAGCACCTGCTGCGGCACCGGCCGCCCCTGCGGCATCTGCTCCAGCAGCCAGGCGTACTCGTCCCGCATCTCCCGGACCTTCTCCATGCGGGTCGTGTCCCGCTGGACGTTCGCCGGCATCTGCTGCAGACGACGGTCCACGGCCACCAGATACCGCATCAGGTCCGGCAGCCGCCGCAACCCCGTCTCCGTCACGAACCCCGGCTTCACCAGGGCGTCCAGCTGCCCCCGCACATCCTGGAGGTTCGCCAGCAGCGCGGGACTGCGCACGCTCTTCAGCCGGCGCTCACACGCCTGCCAGGCGGCGAGTACCTGCTGCACCTGACCCACCGCACGGACGGTCGTGTCCACGATCTCCGCGCGCACCTTGTCGTACAGCTTGCGATACGACTCCTCGTCCCACACGGGCCCACCGAAGTCCGCGATCAGCCGGTCCGCCGCCGCCATCGCGCAGTCGTCGAACAGCGCCTGGATCGAACCGTGCGGATTCGCCGACAGCGCGAGCTTCTGGGGGTTCGTCAACTTTTCGGATGCGAACTTCGCGGGACTCACCGGGATGTTGCGCAGGATCAGCCGACGCGTGCCCTTCCACATCGCCGGCTGCTGCTCCGCCTCCGTGTCGAAGAGCCGTACGGAGACCGTGTCGCCGTCGTCGACCAGTGCCGGGAACGCCTTCACCGGCTGACCGGCCCGCCGTGTCTCGAAGACGCGGGTCAGTGTGCCGACGGTCCAGTCGGTCAGCCCCGTACGCTCCAGGGACTCGCCGCCCCGGCGTTCGGCCGTGGCGGCCGCCGCCCGCGAGAGCGCCTGGCGGGCCTTCGGCTTGAGCCGGAGCCGGAGCGCTTCGAGGTCCTTGTCCTCGTCGAGCTTGCGGCGACGCTCGTCGACGATCCGGAACGTGACCTTCACATGGTCGGGGACCTTGGACCAGTCGAAGTCGTCCGCGTCGAAGGGCACCCCGACCATGCGCTTCAGCTCACGCGCCATCGTCGTGGTCAGCGGCTCCTGCAGCGGAACCGCTCTCTCCAGGAACGCCTTCGCGTAGTTCGGCGCCGGCACGTAGTTGCGGCGGATCGGCTTGGGCAGGGAACGGATCAGCTCCGTGACGACCTCCTCCCGCAGACCCGGGATCTGCCAGTCGAAGCCCTCCTCCGTGACCTGGTTCAGCACCTGGAGCGGGACATGGACCGTCACCCCGTCCGCGTCCGCACCCGGCTCGAACTGGTACGTCACCCGGAACGTGAGGGCACCCTGCTGCCAGGAATCCGGATAGTCGGCCTTGGTGACGGCTTCCGCCGACTCACGGATGAGCATCTCGCGCTCGAAGTCGAGGAAGTCCGGCTGTTCGTGCCGCTTGCGCTTCCACCACGAGTCGAAGTGGGCCCCCGACACGACGTGCTCGGGAACCCGCTGGTCGTAGAAGTCGAACAGGGTCTCGTCGTCGACCAGGATGTTCCGGCGCCGCGCCCGGTGCTCCAGCTCCTCGACCTCGGTGAGCAGCCTGCGGTTGTCCGCGAAGAACTTGTGGTGCGTGCGCCAGTCTCCCTCGACCAGCGCGTTGCGGATGAACAGCTCGCGCGACACCTCGGCGTCGATCCGGCCGTAGTTCACCTTGCGGTGGGCGACGATCGGGACGCCGTACAGCGTGACCTTCTCGTACGCCATCACCGCGGCCTGGTCCTTCTCCCAGTGCGGCTCGCTGTACGTGCGCTTCAGCAGATGCCCGGCGAGCGGCTCGACCCACTCCGGCTCGATCTTCGCGTTGACCCGGGCCCACAGCCGGGACGTCTCGACCAGCTCCGCCGACATCACGAACCGCGGTGGCTTCTTGAACAACGCCGAACCGGGGAAGATCGCGAACTTGGCGTTGCGCGCCCCCACGTACTCGTTGCGCCCGCCGCCGTCCTTGCGCCCGGCCGCACCGGAGTCCTTCGACTCCTTCACGTCCTTCATCCCGATGTGGGAGAGCAGCCCCGCGAGCAGCGAGACGTGGATACGGTCCCCGGGCGCGTCCTCCTCGTTGAGGTGGATGCCCATCTGCTTGGCGACCGTGCGCACCTGCGTGTAGATGTCCTGCCACTCGCGGATCCGCAGGAAGTTCAGATACTCCTGCTTGCACATGCGCCGGAAGGACGACGAGCCGCGCTCCTTCTGCTGCTCGCGCACATAGCGCCACAGGTTCAGGTAGGCGAGGAAGTCGCTGGTCTCGTCCCGGAACCGGGCGTGCTGCTGGTCCGCCTGGGTCTGCTTGTCGGCCGGCCGCTCACGCGGGTCCTGGATGGACAGCGCCGCCGCGATCACCATCACCTCGCGGACACAGCCGTTGCGGTCCGCCTCCAGCACCATGCGCGCCAGCCGCGGGTCGACCGGCAGCTGGGCCAGCTTCCGCCCGGTCTCCGTCAGCCGCTTGCGGGGGTCCTTCTGCGCCGGGTCCAGCGCGTTGAGCTCCTGCAGCAACTGCACGCCGTCCCGGATGTTCCGGTGGTCCGGCGGATCGATGAACGGGAACTTCTCGATGTCGCCCAGGCCCGCCGCCGTCATCTGCAGGATGACCGACGCCAGGTTCGTGCGGAGGATCTCCGCGTCCGTGAACTCCGGGCGGGCCTCGAAGTCCTCCTCGCTGTACAGCCGGATGCAGATGCCGTCCGAGGTGCGACCGCAGCGGCCCTTGCGCTGGTTGGCGCTGGCCTGCGACACCGGCTCGATCGGCAGCCGCTGCACCTTGGTCCGGTGGCTGTACCGGGAGATACGGGCGAAGCCCGGGTCGATGACGTACTTGATGCCCGGCACCGTCAGCGACGTCTCCGCCACGTTGGTCGCGAGAACGATCCTGCGGCCGCTGTGCTGCTGGAAGACACGGTGCTGCTCGGCGTGCGAGAGCCGCGCGTACAGCGGCAGCACCTCGGTGAACCTGTACTGCTTCTTCGTCAGCGCGTCCGCCGTGTCCCGGATCTCCCGCTCACCGGAGAGAAAGACCAGGATGTCGCCCGGCCCCTCGGCCACCAGCTCCTCGACCGCGTCCGTGATCGCGGTGATCTGGTCGCGGTCGGCGTCCTCCGAATCCTCCTCGAGCAGCGGCCGGTACCGCACCTCGACGGGATACGTACGACCGCTGACCTCGATGATCGGAGCGTCACCGAAATGCCGGGAGAACCGCTCCGGGTCGATGGTCGCCGAGGTGATGACGACCTTCAGGTCCGGACGCCGCGGCAGCAGCTGAGCCAGGTACCCCAGCAGGAAGTCGATGTTCAGCGACCGCTCGTGGGCCTCGTCGATGATGATCGTGTCGTAGGCGCGCAGCTCCCGGTCCGTCTGGATCTCGGCGAGCAGGATGCCGTCGGTCATCAGCTTCACGAAGGTGGAGTCCGGACTCACCTGATCGGTGAACCGCACCTTCCAGCCGACGGCCTCCCCGAGCGGAGTGTCCAGCTCCTCGGCGACACGCTCCGCCACCGTGCGGGCGGCGATCCGGCGGGGCTGCGTGTGCCCGATCATCCCGCGGACGCCCCGGCCCAGCTCCATACAGATCTTCGGGATCTGCGTGGTCTTGCCGGAACCCGTCTCGCCCGCGACGATCACCACCTGGTGATCGCGAATGGCCTCGGCGATCGTGTCCTTCTTCTGGCTGACCGGCAGCTGCTCCGGATACGTGATCGCCGGAACACGCGCACGCCGCCCGGCCATCCGCTCCTCGGCCTTCGTGACCTCCACCGCTATCTCGTCGAGCACGGCGGCCCGGGCCTCCGGCTTGCGGATCTTGCGTGCGCCTTCGAGCCTGCGCCCGAGCCGCTGCGCATCGCGCAGGGAGAGCTCGGTCAGGCGGGGGGCGAGGGCGCCGAAGGAGGCGGTGCCGGGAGACGGGGCGCCGGGCGAGGAGGCGGCGCCGGACGAGGAGGCGTCGGAGGAGGACGCGGAAGCGGAGACAGGTTGCGTGGACATACGGGAACCAGGATCTCATCATCGAGAATTTTGTGGCCAACAGTTTTGGCGGTGCGGCGCACGCGAACACCCCCTCCGGGAACCCGGAGGGGGTGTGGTTGTGGCTGGGGCCGGGGTCGAACCGGCGACCTATCGCTTTTCAGGCGATCGCTCGTACCAACTGAGCTACCCAGCCACGAGGTCTCATGTGAAACCTCAGCGGTCCTGACGGGATTTGAACCCGCGGCCTCCACCTTGACAGGGTGGCGAGCACTCCTAACTGCTCCACAGGACCAAGTGGTGCGTGCGTACTGCCGAAGCAAGTGTCGCACACTGTACTGCGTGCCCCCAACGGGATTCGAACCCGTGCTACCGCCTTGAAAGGGCGGCGTCCTGGGCCACTAGACGATGAGGGCGGGCAAACCGATACTGCTTGCTTCACCATCGCCCCAGGGGACGTGAGAAGCATGTGACTCCGCTTTCCCCGAGAGGTTCCGCTTCTCCCTGACCCTGACGGGGTTCGGGACGGTCAAGCCCTGACCGGTGCCCTTGGGCACGACGAGACTGTACTACGGCCTTCCGGGTGCGACCAAACCAAAAAGATGTTGGCCCTCCGCCGATGGAGAAGGCGTCGGTGACGGTGTCGCGCCCGGCTGGTTCTCCTCCGGGAGGTGGCGGCTGACCTCGGCTGTGGTGAGACCCAGGCCGCCCAGCTTGATCGCGTCCCAGGCCTGGAGGCGGCGTGTGTCGCGGTCGAAGTAGAGGATCGAGGTCTCGATCGGGTCGGGGTGTTCGCCCTCGATCGCCCGCAGGCCGCTGCCGCCGGTGGAGCCCTCGGTGCGGAGCCGGGTGCCGTACTGCATGACCTCCGTCTTCTGACGGTGGATGTGCCCGGCCAGGACGAGGGGCACCGTGCCGTCGACCTCGCGGGCCGCCGACGGTTCATGGGCGACGGCCACGTCGACCGGGGTGCCGGCCGCCTTCTGGTCGCGCAGGGCGGAGGCGAGGCGGGCGCCGGCGAGTTCCTGGGACTGCTCGGCTCCGGGTTTCCTGGACCGGTCCGGGGTGAACTGGGGGTCGCCGGTACCGGCGAAGCGCAGGCCCGCGATGGTTTCGGCCCGGCCGTCGTCCAGGACGTGGACGTTCTTGAGGCCTTCCAGATAGCGCTGGGTGACCAGGGAGTCGTGGTTGCCGCGGACCCAGACATAGGGGGCGCCGAGGTCCTCGACGGGATCGAGGAAGCCGTTCTCGGCGGCGGTGCCGTGGTCCATGGTGTCGCCGGAGTCCACGATGACGTCCACCCGGTACTGCTCGACGAGCGAGGCGATGATCGCCCAGCTCGCGGGGTTGAGGTGGATGTCGGAGACGTGCAGGACCCGGATGGTGGTCGGGTCGGGCTGGTAGGCGGGGAGCGTGGAGGTGGCGTCGTAGAGCTTCGTCACGTTGGTGACCAGGCG contains these protein-coding regions:
- the bldC gene encoding developmental transcriptional regulator BldC, whose amino-acid sequence is MTARTPDAEPLLTPAEVATMFRVDPKTVTRWAKAGKLTSIRTLGGHRRYREAEVRALLAGIPQQRSEA
- the hrpA gene encoding ATP-dependent RNA helicase HrpA, which encodes MSTQPVSASASSSDASSSGAASSPGAPSPGTASFGALAPRLTELSLRDAQRLGRRLEGARKIRKPEARAAVLDEIAVEVTKAEERMAGRRARVPAITYPEQLPVSQKKDTIAEAIRDHQVVIVAGETGSGKTTQIPKICMELGRGVRGMIGHTQPRRIAARTVAERVAEELDTPLGEAVGWKVRFTDQVSPDSTFVKLMTDGILLAEIQTDRELRAYDTIIIDEAHERSLNIDFLLGYLAQLLPRRPDLKVVITSATIDPERFSRHFGDAPIIEVSGRTYPVEVRYRPLLEEDSEDADRDQITAITDAVEELVAEGPGDILVFLSGEREIRDTADALTKKQYRFTEVLPLYARLSHAEQHRVFQQHSGRRIVLATNVAETSLTVPGIKYVIDPGFARISRYSHRTKVQRLPIEPVSQASANQRKGRCGRTSDGICIRLYSEEDFEARPEFTDAEILRTNLASVILQMTAAGLGDIEKFPFIDPPDHRNIRDGVQLLQELNALDPAQKDPRKRLTETGRKLAQLPVDPRLARMVLEADRNGCVREVMVIAAALSIQDPRERPADKQTQADQQHARFRDETSDFLAYLNLWRYVREQQKERGSSSFRRMCKQEYLNFLRIREWQDIYTQVRTVAKQMGIHLNEEDAPGDRIHVSLLAGLLSHIGMKDVKESKDSGAAGRKDGGGRNEYVGARNAKFAIFPGSALFKKPPRFVMSAELVETSRLWARVNAKIEPEWVEPLAGHLLKRTYSEPHWEKDQAAVMAYEKVTLYGVPIVAHRKVNYGRIDAEVSRELFIRNALVEGDWRTHHKFFADNRRLLTEVEELEHRARRRNILVDDETLFDFYDQRVPEHVVSGAHFDSWWKRKRHEQPDFLDFEREMLIRESAEAVTKADYPDSWQQGALTFRVTYQFEPGADADGVTVHVPLQVLNQVTEEGFDWQIPGLREEVVTELIRSLPKPIRRNYVPAPNYAKAFLERAVPLQEPLTTTMARELKRMVGVPFDADDFDWSKVPDHVKVTFRIVDERRRKLDEDKDLEALRLRLKPKARQALSRAAAATAERRGGESLERTGLTDWTVGTLTRVFETRRAGQPVKAFPALVDDGDTVSVRLFDTEAEQQPAMWKGTRRLILRNIPVSPAKFASEKLTNPQKLALSANPHGSIQALFDDCAMAAADRLIADFGGPVWDEESYRKLYDKVRAEIVDTTVRAVGQVQQVLAAWQACERRLKSVRSPALLANLQDVRGQLDALVKPGFVTETGLRRLPDLMRYLVAVDRRLQQMPANVQRDTTRMEKVREMRDEYAWLLEQMPQGRPVPQQVLDIRWMIEELRVSYFAHALGTAYPVSDKRIVKAIDAAAP
- a CDS encoding DUF6274 family protein — protein: MTASARHETRALLRAHLSAASSFGGHLTRHCPVCHRLLRLALDSAPHDSTPRPTAHTESTERTERPPEPVEGESTATAQPTATT
- a CDS encoding metallophosphoesterase family protein, with the protein product MVRVPSAVRNLRHRLPGGPRARSRRHRRPVPPTTTTTALAPRPRPWKRALGLIAVVLLGAWLGLLVVGNVRVPVGPMDTTMTLRPSLTGGTKINVSPLGALDLDSHHAPVRLDVNVDQLDPARSQALVDHPERFSGLQDEVTQDIARGTADLAVRSVVAVVTGATALGLIVYRRPRRALAAGGLALTLLAASGGTAYATWNPDSVLEPKFSGLLSSAPSLVGNARSIVTEFDVYQKELARLVTNVTKLYDATSTLPAYQPDPTTIRVLHVSDIHLNPASWAIIASLVEQYRVDVIVDSGDTMDHGTAAENGFLDPVEDLGAPYVWVRGNHDSLVTQRYLEGLKNVHVLDDGRAETIAGLRFAGTGDPQFTPDRSRKPGAEQSQELAGARLASALRDQKAAGTPVDVAVAHEPSAAREVDGTVPLVLAGHIHRQKTEVMQYGTRLRTEGSTGGSGLRAIEGEHPDPIETSILYFDRDTRRLQAWDAIKLGGLGLTTAEVSRHLPEENQPGATPSPTPSPSAEGQHLFGLVAPGRP
- a CDS encoding Leu/Phe/Val dehydrogenase translates to MTDVSDGVLHTLFHSDQGGHEQVVLCQDRASGLKAVIALHSTALGPALGGTRFYPYATEEQAVADALNLARGMSYKNAMAGLDHGGGKAVIIGDPETVKTEELLLAYGRFVASLGGRYVTACDVGTYVADMDVVARECRWTTGRSPENGGAGDSSVLTSFGVYQGMRAAAQHLWGDPSLRDRKVGIAGVGKVGHHLVEHLLKEGAEVLVTDVREDAVRRVLDRHPQGVTAVADTEALIRTEGLDVYAPCALGGALNDDSVPVLTAKVVCGAANNQLAHPGVEKDLSDRGILYAPDYVVNAGGVIQVADELHGFDFDRCRAKAAKIFDTTLAIFARAKSDGIPPAAAADRIAEQRMAEARAAR